Part of the Nicotiana tabacum cultivar K326 chromosome 20, ASM71507v2, whole genome shotgun sequence genome, actcttttagaaaggacatgttgcgccttaacctgggtcgcccagaagcttaggcattatcttttggcctatacaaCTTACTTCATATCCCGAATGGATCCCCTGAAGTACATCGTTCAGAAGCCGATGCCAACTGGAAGATTGGCAAAGTGGAAAATCTTGCTCATAGAGTTTGGTattgtttatgtcactcgcactgcCATGAAGGCACAAGCTTTGGCTGATCATCTGGCAGAAAACCCAGTTGATGATGAGTATGAATCTTTGAACACATATTTCCCAGATGAAGAGGTTAATTTAGTTGAAGAAGTAGTCCAAGATGACAGTGAAATTTGGAAACTATactttgatggggctgtcaacatcaaaggcgtagggattggggcaattctTGTATCATCTACTGGGCAACATTGCTCTGCCACGGCACGACTTCATTTCTTCTGTACAAACAACACagcagaatatgaagcttgcatcatgggtcTGAACATGTCAATAAACCTAAATGTGTATGAACTGTTGGTGATAGAagattcagatttgcttattcGGCAGGCTTAAGGTGATTGGGcaactcgagacatcaagctcatTCCATATAGAAAATGTGTGGAGGATCTTAGCAAAAAGTTCAAGTTCATCGATTTCAAGTATATTCCTAGGTTTCACAATGAATTAGCTGATGCCTTGGCGACCCTGGCCTCAATGCTTCCATATCCGGGTAATACTCACATTGACCCAATAGAAATTCAAATTCGGGATCaacatggttattgcaatacaattgatgcagaaccagatggtgaaccatggtaccatgatattaAACTGTTtctgaaaacaagagaatatctGGAACATGATAATAGgaatcaaaagagaactattaggcgtctctctaatggtttctttttgagtggggaAATCCTATACAAAATAACTCCAGATTTGAATTTGTTGAGATGCTTGGATGCCAAAGAAACTGAAATGATTATGAATAAGGTGCATTCGGGAGtttgtggtccgcacatgaatggatatgttcttTCAAAGAAAATCCatcgggcaggatattattggcttactatagAGCGAGATTGCTTTCATTTTGTTCGCAAGTGCCACCAGTGTCAGATTCACAGTGACTTGATTCACTCGCCGCCTTTAGAGTTGTATCCTATGTCGGCtccttggccttttgttgcttggggaatggatgtaaTTGGCCCAattgagccaaaagcttcaaatgggcacatatTCATCTTGGTTGAAATTggttacttcaccaaatgggtggaagctattaCATTGAAAGTAGTTACCAAGAAAACAGTagtagactttgttcactccaacaTCATCTGTCGTTTCGATATTCCAAAAACCATTATTATAGATAATGCTGCTAATttgaatagtcatctgatgaaggaggtatgtgaACCATTTAAAATTGAGCATTACAATTATACTCCTTACCATCCCAAAGCTAATAGAGCTGTTGAAGCTgcgaataagaacatcaagaagattcttaggaagatgatccaagggtatagacaatggcacgagaaactgcCTTTTGCACTTTTGGGATACCGGACAACTGTCCGTACATCAGTTAGCACAATGccctacttattggtttatggaactgaagcGGTCATACCTGCTGAAATTGAGATTCCCTCTctccgaatcattgttgaagTAAGGATTGAGGACACTGAATGGGTGAAGtcccgattggaacagttgagtttgattgatgaaaagcgtttGGCGGTAGTTTGTTTTGgtcagttataccaacaaagaatggcacacgcttacaataagaaagtgcgcccaAGACAATTCGAGGTAGGACAACTTCTTTTGAAACGTATCTTTCCGCACCAGGAAGAAGCAAAATGAGCTCGTCAAGAAAAAGTTGGTATAACTGTGTTCTTTCAAAACAAGTTGTCCTACCTCGAATTGTCTTGGGCGCACTTTCGTATTGTAAGTgtgtgccattctttgttggtataactgacCAAAACAAACTGTCGCCAAacacttttcatcaatcaaactcaactgttccaatcgggaCTTCACCCATTCAGTGTCCTCAGTCCCTGCTTCAACAATGATTCAGAGAGAGGGAATCTCAATTTCAGCAGGTATGACCgcttcagttccataaaccaataagtaagGCGTTGTGCTAATTGATGTACAGACAGTTgtccggtatcccaaaagagcaaaaggttgtttctcatgccattgtctagacccttggatcatcttcctaagaatcttcttgatgttcttattcaCAGCTTCAACAGCTCCATTAGCTTTAGGATGGTAAGGAGTAGAATTGTGATGCTCAATTTTAAATTATtcacatacctccttcatcagatgactattcaaattagcagcattatctgtaataatggtttttggaataccgaaacgacatacgatgttggagtgaacaaagtctactactactttcttggtaactgctttcaatgtaatagcttccacccatttggtgaagtaatcaattgcaaccaagatGAATTTGTTCCTATTTGAAGCTTCTGGCTCAATTGggccaatgacgtccattccccaagcaacaaaaggccaaggaGCCGACATAGGATATAACTCTGAAGGCTGTGAGTGAATCAAGTCACTGTGAATCTGACACTGGTGGCACTTGCGAAAAAGATgaaagcaatctcgctccatagtaagcaataatatcctgcccgaaggattttctttgctagaacatatccattcatgtgcggaccacaaaCTCCCGGATGTACCTTATTCATAATCATTTCAGCTTCTTTGGCATACacacatctcaacaaattcaAATCTAAAGTTCTTTTGTATAGGATTTCCCCAATTAAAAAGAAACCATTAGAGAGACGCCTAATAGTTCTCATTTAATTCCTATTAGCATGTCCCGGatattctcttattttcagaAACTGTTTAATATCACGGTACCATGGTTGACCATCTGGTTCTGCATCAATTGTATTGTAATAACCATGCTTATCCCGAATTTGAATTTCTAATGGGTCAATGTGAGTATTACCCGGATATGGAAGCATTGAGGCCAGGGTCGCCAAGGCATCAACTAATTCATTGTGAAACctaggaatgtacctgaactcgatggacttgaaccttttgctaagatcttccacacaTTTTCTATATGGAATGAGCTTGATGTCTCAAGTCTCCCAATCACCTTGAGCTTGCCGAATAAGCAAATATGAATCTCCCATCACCAACAGTTCATGCACATTTAGGTTTATTGCCATGTTTAgacccatgatgcaagcttcatattctgccgtGTTGTTTGTACAAAAGAAATGAAGTCGCGCCGTGGCAGGGTAATGTTTCCCAGTAGGTGATACAagaattgccccaatccctacgccTTTGATGTTGCCAGCCCCATCAAAGTATAGTTTCCAAATTTGACTGTCACCTTGGACTACTTCTTCAACTAAATTAACCTCTTCATCTCGGAAATATGTGTTCAAAGATTCATactcatcatcaaccgggttttctgCCAGATGATCAGCCAAAGCTTGAGCCTTCATGACAGTCCGAGTgacataaacaatatcaaactctgtgagcaagatttgccactttgccaatcTTCCAGTTGGCatcggcttctgaaagatgtacttcaggggatccatccgggatatgaggtaagttgtataggccaaaagataatgcctaagcttctgggcGGCCCAGGTTAAGGCGTAACATATCCTTTCTAAAAGCGTGTATTTGGCCTCATAAGTGGTGAAccttttgctcaaataatatattgcttgttcctttttgcctgtggcatcatgttgacccagaacacaaccaaaagAACTATCCATTACTAACAGATATAAAAACAGAGGCCTACCAGGTTCCGGCGGGACCAAGACACGgggatttgacaaatattccttgatcttattaaaagcttcttggcactcatctgtccacttgatagCGGCGTTCTTTTCCAACAACGTGAAAATGGGCTCACATGTGGTTGTAAGTTgcgcgatgaacctgctgatgtagttaaacctcccgagtaaactcatgacttctgttttgttcctcggGGGAGGAAGCTCTCGAATGGTCTTTATCTTGGAGGGGTCTAACTCAATGCCTCTTCGACTAACTATAAaacccaaaagcttcccagaaggaactccaaatgcacatttggctggattgaatttgagattgtaccttcgtagcctttcaaagaactttttcaagTCTTGCACATGGTCAGCTTGTGTTCTGgacttaatgatcacatcatcaacatacacttcaatctctttgtgcattatgtcatggaatatggtagtcatgaccctcatgtaagttgaccctacgttcttcaaaccaaatggcatgactctataacaataagttccccatggagtGGTGAAGGCGATATTTTCtgtatcttcttcatccatcagaatttggtgatacccggcataacaatccacaaaagattggaTCTAACTTGTTCCCCATCaattattttcccctttttggcatcataaaaagatcaGTAGCAAgtaataagcaaaaagaagtctAGCTTGGTTAACGCATGCCATATGTGTGCACACAATCATGACTAAAAGCAGACCACAAGAGCAAGATATACACAGCAAAAGGATGAAACTTCTATTAACTTTTGGAAATTAAGTAGGGAGCAGTTCCATTGTTACCAACACATCCACAAAATAAAAACAGCAAAAACAGAAGTACCAGTCATAAACATCATCAGAACTAAAACAAAGGACAATCACTAAGACTTGGCACAGGAAAGGGAACACTTTATAGGGAGCACTGGAAGGGGAAGGCTTAGATGAAGAGGCAAGGGTTTTAAGAAGGATGTCCATTCGAGCATTTGCTGACATCTGCTCATTGAGCAGTTTCTCCTTCAGGTCCTCAACCTGTTTCCTGAGGTTGGCATTTTCTTTGGTCAGACGGGCAACCTCTGTGCTGTGAGAGCTGCTGGAACCAGGTGCCTCCTGAAGCTGACTTAGCTGACCCTCAAGAATGGCATTCCTTGCCTTTAGCTTCCTTATCTTATCAGTGGCACTGTTTTGGGCGTTGATTAACTGGGAGATAGTAGAAGTGCTGCCAACCCCTCCAACCTTATCAATGCACTCACATTCCTCGAGGGTGGTCTTGGAGAAAGTTTTCTTACAAGTAACCATTTTAGCTTTTCCCAAAAGGACTTTGAAGAATTCAAAAACTTTAGTGAGGAGGAACCCGTAAGgcagcccatgattaccatccttgaaCTCTGCCACCTTCTGCATGTGTTCAACCATGATATCAGGCAGGTTGATAGTTGTGTAGCCATCCAGTGCTTCCATGAGAACCAGGTCTGCTCGAGATGTAATGGACCTTCGTTCTGCACGAGGAAGAAAAACCTTGTTCACCAATTCAAACAGCAGTTGGTACACTGGAAGGAGGGCCTTCTTGTGTACCCGTTCCCCTTGCTGAACTACCTTATCCTTCAAGATAGCATTTCTAAAGTTCGAAGAGCAGGTTCCCTGAACAGAAGACACAACCTCAATAGGCACTCCCAAAATTGTTCCCAGCACAACAGAGTCCATCACAAAATCAACACCATTTACCATAATACAAATATGATCATCCTCAACTGTAAGGAAGTCGGCATAAAGACTGCACACTTCTTCCTCATAAACTCTGGGACTATCACTTATGAACAAGTGGGTCCACTGTTGGAATTCACATATCTCCACCAATTGGCACATGCCAGCCATGTCCAGAATATCAGTGGCAAATGTATGGCCCCACAACAacttttgattttttaattttttcttgcCAGCATCCTGGGCATCACCAACCTTGGTCTTcttggaggaaccaggttcctcactgGCATCAGCCTTCCTTTTCACTGATTTTCTAGCATTCTTTCTTTTCTTCGCAGATGTTTCAGACACCCTTTTCTTAGACACTTTTTCAACCAGTTCTTCAGTCTCTTTCTCTCCAAGTTCCTCAACCACCTTTCCACCAGATGTTTCACCTTTATCATTCTTCAAAACCATACCACTTACAAATGAGTCTTTCTTGGACGTTGGAATTGTAAGTTTCTTTGAGGACTTACGAACTAatgaaccaggttcctcatcCACCTCATCATCAGTATCGACAACTGGTGCCGGAGGCACTACCCTCTCATTTACAATCTTCCCATCCTTCACTGTTCTCATTCTCCTCCTCAAATAGAGATCGCATCGCAGGAACCATAATTGATAATGGCTCAGCGTTAAAATGAGGAGAGGAGGCGGGATCAGTACTGACCTGGGGTTCTTGTGAAGAACTAGGGATTTTATCCCTATTAGAACCAGAGGGTTCTTCCGGGATgaagggatcaggtccctcagTTGGTTCCCCAGTAGTACTGTCAGGTGCCAAGGTTTTGACAGGCACCATTTCCCTATCCTCGACCTCTGTACCATTTTCTTCCACCTGAAACTCAGACACACCCTCATAACCTCTAATCAGACTTCCCTCAGCAGTGATTGAAAGCATATTTTCTATAGCTTCTTGTTCTTGTGACTCCAAAGTAACTTCAGAAGGCATAAGAGGATCATTACCTGTAGGATCAAAGCCCGGGGATGCCATTGTCGATTCATCACGGTTATGACCCACACCTTGGTCTTTAGCAGAACTTTCTTCCAATGGTAGACTAGAAATTTCTTAATTTTCTTCTCCATCCACTGTATCTTTGTCAACCATCTTTTCCGGCGAGGCAGAAGTAGAAGTCACAGCCACAAATTTCTTGGGAGTCAGTGTTTTGCGACTCCGATGAGAACCAGAACTCGACTGGGTTGGAAAGGAAACAGAGGGTGGTTGTGACTCTAGCTTAGGGTCTGGACTAGTCAGAACAGGGAGTGTGGGCTCTATCACTAGTGTTTCAATGGATGAGGACACGGTGAGGACGATGCTTGGAACATTTTGTGTTTCCTGATTATCACACATGGTGGAGTGTAGTTAGTTGAAGAAGAGAGtttgaagaaagaaaaggggAATTTTGGATTCTTGATGTGAACAGTTCTGAAAGTGACTGTGAATAAATTTATTTAAGAGGGGTGAGAGACCGGTTGAGTATCAATTTTGGGTAGTCGGGTCGCTTCATAAAGGGTGAGATGCTTGGATTCAAGTTGCAACAAAGAGGAAACTGGCAATGTAATGATGTGGCACCATTTCAGCCGTTTAAAAAATTATGCATGAGAGTACATAGGAACTACTAACCTATGTcaaaggaaccaggttccctgacaGAGTTTGAAAATGTAAGCCTCATCCTTTGACCAACGTGCAATGCATTAGCTACTTGTCTGCTCTGTAATCGTCATGTGTgtctacctgtaacggtatagagGTGAGTTAGACTACaccagaaaatactttttagctattttacctgtatatttctttcatagccaatcatcgagggaccaggtcctCAGCTTGATTTTATCAACCACAGTGCAAAATGATTCTTCTCAAAGTGCTCTCTGCTCAGTGCTTTGGTAAAGATATCTACAATTTGATCTTCTGTACATCATGCAGATAAGCCCCTTTTCAACATTATCTCTGAGGAAATGCGGTCTCAtatcaatgtgctttgttctcttatgttgaactggattctttgccatgttgagagcacTGGTGTTGTCATATAGTAAGGGCACATAATAAGAAAATACACCAAAAACCTCTAGTTGTTGCTTGATCCACAGTAGTTGAGCACAGTAAGAGGCAGCCGCCACATACTCAGCTTCTACCATTGATAGAGCCACtgagttttgttttcttgtacccCATGAAATTAGACACGAACCTAGAAAGTGTGCCTttccagaagtgcttttcctatccaccaGATAACTAGCATAATCAGCGTCAGCATACCCGATCAAGTCGAAATTGTCTCCTGAtggatagtagagaaccaggtcctgaGTTCCTTTGAGATACCTAAGgattcttttggcagccttcagatgagattcctttggattagatTGAAACCTCTGTACATAGTCTCGTTCACAGAGGAACCAAGTTCATCCATATCCGGACGAGTGGTAGTGGCAATAGGTGTATCAATGATCTTTTAACTTTCCATCTCAAATCTCTTCAGAAGCTCTTTGATGTACTTTTGCTGATCTATCATTGTGCCCCGAGGAGTTGGTCTGACTTGTAGACCTAAGAAGAAATTCAATTCCCCCATCATGCGCATCTcgaactcacttcccatgagttttgcaaattcctcACACAATGAATCGTTTGTTGCTCCGAAgatgatgtcatcaacatagacttgcataatgagcaggttcctccctcgtttcttcaaaaataaggtgttgtcaatttttcctcttgtaaagttattttctagaaaaaatttggacaacctttcataccaaacACGAGGAGCCTGCTTAGCCCATATAGTGCCTTGTCAAGTTTGAAAACATGCTCGGATGTTCATGATTCTCAAATCCAGGAGGTTGCTaagacttcttcttttagaaagccattcagaaatgcacttttgacatccatttggaacaatttcAATTCCATATGAGACGCAAATGCAATGAGGATTCTGATTGCCTCTATTCGAGAAACTGGAGCAAATGTtccatcatagtcaatcccttcttcCTGATTGTACCCTTGAACTGCCAGCCTTGCCTTATTTCTAGTTGTGTTTCCAATTATTCCTATTGTAAtcttcagttataccagcaaactTTTCTAAGTTCAAACCATCCCGTggcttatccgaaactcactcgagccctcggggctccaaaccaaacatgcacacaagtctaaaaatatcatacgaacttgctcgcgcgatcaaatcgtcaaaataatacctagaactacgaatttagcaccaaatcaattggaattctcaagaacactttaaaattcatatcttctcaactggacgtccgaatcacgtcaaatcaactccgtttctcacaaaatttcacagacaagtcttaaatatcataatgaacctctaccgggctccagaaccagaatatggaCCCGGCACTAACATtgtcaaacatcaatcaattcttgaaaataaattaattttcagacttttaattttcatcaaaaattcataacttgagctagggacctccgaattcgatttcgggcatacgcccaggtcccataattcaatacggacccatcgagaccgtcaaaatatggatccaggCTCGTTTATCAAAattattgaccgaagtcaactaaaattaacttttaaggcataaattcttatttttatcaattttcaacataaaagctttccggaaacctgcccggactgcgcacgcaaatcgaggagggtaaaaataagcattttaaggcttaagagcacagattcaagttctaaaatataagataacctttgggtcatcacaactcgctagctaacggctctcccgcctaaacatgtgtAACTAAATCATTCACCAGAAGCTGATAGGCTAAGTGGCTTTAACTCAAGACAaaaattttgtgatgctggtatgaaaacacaacataattaattatcagaagactcagagggatgCGAGAaaggatacaatttatatgtacagttcaacaatatcaaaacggtaaaaactggacaagtaacacattaggcccaaataaatcacaatatatacaaaaattaataaagccaaataaagtcaatgtacagGCCAAATAtgccagcagagtcgccagagctgtcacacctcctttctaCCCGCAAAATAATATGTGGGTTAAAGGGTTTTTCCAattatcaattttcaacataaaagctttccggaaacctgtccggactgtgcacgcaaatcgaggagggtaaaaatgagaattttaaggcttaagagcacagattcgagttccaaaatataagatgaccttttgggtcatcacaactcgctagctaacggctctcccgcctaaacatgtgtgactaaatcattcaccagaagctggtaggctaactggctttatctcaagacagaaattttgtgatgctggtaggaaaacataatataactaattatcagaagactcagagggatgCGAGAAAGGATACAAGTCACCTTTTACAGattcgccacttggaattgattttgttggtgttccaagtcaccttttatttgaatccctagtcaaaggaataTTTGACTcaattattattggtctgcgaaaacaaagtccagGTAAGAAATtatgttgaccggggagaaggtgtaaggcattttccgagtctcgtggttctagcacggtcacttttattgactaaaattggcttgaattaattttggataaagtATATTTTATTAGCCTTCAATTACTATCGTCAAATGCCgcttaaaattaataattaaattttattaattttgccTTGGAGCGTGTAATCACACAAGAtctttatttaattatatatacTAAACCAATATATATGTCGGTACACATGGTTAAAATGTAATTAATCACCGAAGAGCATAATTTATTAAACAAATGTCAAGGAGCGAGAATGCACACGCGAccatattttattaattacatGAACCAAGGATCGTGTATGAGCACATGGTCAATATTTGGAACACACCTAAAATTGCCTAGTGTTTGATTATTTTATTAGAAGTGAATGAGTTACTAAATTATCTATTCAAGAGGCAAGGATATGACATTGAAATTATCTAACTAAATATGATATCCAACGTAGACAAACTCGTGTTTGTTGTTATTTCATGGTGTTGGACCAGTTGAATGATTGGTTGAAGAAAATAGTCCAGCTTtgttattaaaagaaaatgggCAAACTCTTGAATTTTATTGGTATTGGGTTGCTACAATTTTTGTATACAAAATGGGCCAGCTGAAATGAATCTATTTGGCCCAATTAGCTATATAAAGAAAATGGGCAGCTTTGTTGTTAAAGAAAAATGAGCCACCTTGTTTTGAAAACAAGAATAGACTAGCAGGTTAACCTATTGGCCcaatcatattaattttaattaacaTTGTGGCCCAATAGCTTAACAACTAACCAAAATCCCATTATGCATCATACACTGTTGTCACATAACTTATGAGAtaatttttgcttttctttaaacgaaactaaaagaaattaaaaaaaaaatagtaaaatcaaGAACAACATTTAAAAAgtgattaagtaaagaaatatgaAAATTAGGAACAACAAGCATTCAGATAACGAAAAACTAACCACAACAGAAAACTTACGACTAAAATAGTAAAGTAATAAGAAATAGACCTTTATGCATTCTTCTAAAACTTTACAGTGAAAAGAATGGCAAAAACTTAAACCAAACAAAATTCTTTGTTTATTAGCCTACTCCAAGGTCTTTAtataacttttatatttttaagtgAAATACTACCATTACCCAGGAAACACTACTTGAAAACTAACATAGGGAAAGCTATTAAgctaaataaaaaatttaaaaaaaggaaTTAAACAAAGTCATGGATTTAATACTTAAACCACCAGATTCGATTTCAAGGTTACACTTTGACATCCGTCCATATTGAAGATGCACATATAATCTAAATATGCTCAACTTTTCATCATCTGTTATTAAAGAAAAAGAGCTTGCATTACAAATATTTAGAAGGTTACCTGAAGAgctgaaaataaatacaacaggGGAGGAATTGAAGCTCGGCAACAGAAAACAACAGAGAACAACAGCAAAATCAGCAGAAATCCAGCAGCAAATCATGTTTAAACAGCCCGAAAACTTTAGAGAAGAAACCCAGAACTAACTCTAAAGAAGACATCTACTTTTCTAAAAGTTTGCACTCTAAGATTCATTCACAAAGCGCAAAAATTTTCAGCTTACTAAAGTATCCAGCTGCTGATTTTTTGTTCAACTATATGTGTATTCAAGCAACTCTCAAGATCTCTGTAAGTGTAAGATAGAGTCCTTGAAGTGAGGAAATAGCAGCCCCTTAAATAGGCAAATAAAATTCCTTTTTTGGGAtagattttggttcaccaaaaatctgcccaaaagactgactttgtgtgctaaacaTTGTTCAAGATCTGTCCCAAAGGTGAAAGGACAGCCTGAAAATCTGTTGTgtcagaagcaaggagaaaaatAAATGTCATTTCCGCCACCCTACTAGTAAAAGTAGGCTACTATaccctattttgtgataaaataacctaaacttcagattttaaccatcaacaacaaactacttgctcaacacaaatcaaa contains:
- the LOC142174649 gene encoding uncharacterized protein LOC142174649 — protein: MDPLKYIVQKPMPTGRLAKWKILLIEFGIVYVTRTAMKAQALADHLAENPVDDEYESLNTYFPDEEVNLVEEVVQDDSEIWKLYFDGAVNIKGVGIGAILVSSTGQHCSATARLHFFCTNNTAEYEACIMGLNMSINLNVYELLVIEDSDLLIRQA